ACGGCAGCAATGTGTACTTGACCGGCAGCGTCACCAACAACGCGGCCAACGCCCAGGCCGTGCTGGTGGGTAACGCTGCCCTGGCCGGGGCCAGCACCGCCTCCAGCGCCGACGTGGTGCTGGCCAGCTTCCTCGACCAGGGCAACAACGCCAGCTACCAATGGGCGGTGGCGGCCGGGGGCACCGGCCCCGACCAAGGCAATGGCCTGGCCGTAAATGGTAGCAATGTATACCTGACCGGCAGCGTCACCAACAACGGCGCCGGGGTCAACGGGGTACAGTTTGGGGGTGTGACCCTGGCCGGAGCCAGTGCCAATACCAGCGCCGCCGTGGCCGTTAGCACCGACTTGTTTGTGGCCCGCTACACCAGCACGGGCTCCGGCGCAACTTATAACTGGGCAGTGGCCGCCGGGGGCACCGGGGCCGATCAGGGCAATGGCTTGGCCGTGAGTGGCTCCAGTGTGTACGTCACGGGCTTCTATACCAACACCAGTACCAATTCCCAGTCGGTGCGCGTGGGCGGGGCTGCATTCAACGGCACCACCACCGCCCTTAGCGCCGACATGTTGCTGGCCCGTTACACCGACGCCGGCGGCAGCGCCACCTTTAACTGGGCAACCAGAGGCGGCGGGCGGGGCTCCGACGCAGGCCACGCCGTGGCCGTGAGCGGCACGAGCGTGTACGTAGCCGGCTCGCTCACCAACAACGAGAACAACAGCTCTGACGTCCGGTTTGGCACCCTCACGGTGCTCGGGGCCAGCGCCAGTATCACTGCCGACGCGGTGGTAGCCCGCTTCGAGGTCAGTGCCACTGGTTCCTCGTGCAGCTGGGCCCGGCCTGCGGGCGGCACCAGCGCCGATGCGGCCAACGGCCTCGCTGTGAGCAGCACCGGGGTGTGGATGGGACTGAGTATCGGCCCCACCCCGGCCCTCTGCGGCACCCTCCGACCACTGGCACCCAACGCGGCTGGAGTGGCCCTGCTAACAACGGCCGGAGCCTGGCAAAGCGCTGTTGCGACCCGCACGGCTAGCGGCATCCTTTCGCCCCAGGCCGTGGCCACCAACGCCGCCGGCGAGTTACTGGTCACTGGCGAGTTGACGGGGCAAGTTCTCTTCGGCACCGACCTGTACGTAAGCATGGGCAGTGGCGACGTCTTCGTGGGCAAGTTTGACCCGGACGCTGGCGCGTGGGTGTGGCTGCTCAGCGGCGGCGGCGAGGACGACGACTATGCCATCCGGTTGGCTATAGGTGGCCCCAACATATACCTGGCCGGCGGCTTCAACGGCAATAGCCTGTTGCCGGCGCGGTTTGGGCCCCACCGGCTGTACGGAGCCGCGCAAAGCGATGCGCTTCTGGTCAAGTGCGTGGATGCGGGCAGCAGCGCCAGCTGGGCCTGGGCAGCGGGGGGCGGCGGCAATTCCTACGACCAAGCCACCGACGTGGCCGTGAGCGGCACGAGCGTGTACCTGGCGGGCGACATGTACAATAACAACGCGAATGTCAATAACGTGTATTTCGGCACCCAACCCCTACCCGCCGTGGGAGGCATAGGGGTCAATGCCTTCGTGGCCAAGTACACCGATGGGGGCACGAGCGCAACCTGCGCCTGGGCTACGGCCGCCGGCAGCCTCTCAAGCTACGCGTGCTACATCCGTAGCCTGGCCGCCGTGGGCACCAGCGTCTACGTCACGGGCGAGTTCACCAACAATACGAGCGACTTGGGCGGCCTGCGCTTTGCAGGCCAGCCCGTGCCCGGGGCCAGTACCAGCCTTAGCTCCGATGCCTTTTTGGTAAAGTACACGGACGCCGGCACCCGCGCCACCTTTGCCTGGAGCCGGGCCATTGGGGGTACCAGCTCCGACTACGGCACGGCCCTGACCGCCAGCGGCACCAGCCTCTACCTGACGGGCAGCGTGTTCAACAGCCGCACCATTGGCACCAACGTGCAGGTTGCCGGCGTCCCGTTGGCCGGTGCCACCGGCAACACCGGTAACGATATCCTGTTGGCCCGGTTCACCGACCAAGGCAGCAGTGCCGCCCTCAACTGGGCCCGGGCCGATGGCGGCACTGGCTCCGACCAAGGCATTGGGCTGGCCGTGCGCAGTGGGCACCTGTACGTGACCGGCCACATGAGCAACACGCTGAGCAACGTTTCGCAGGTACAGCTGGGGGGGCTGCCCCTAGCGGGCACCCAGTCGGCTTACACCCAGGACTTGTTCGTGGCCCGCTACACCGATGCGGGCAGTTCGGTCACCGGCGACTGGGCCCTGGCCGCCGGGAGCCCCGGCAGCGACGACAGCTACAGCGTGGCCGTTAACGCCCAGGGCGTACACGTTACCAATTGGGTGCAGCCGCCGGCCACCTTCGGTAGCCTGCTGCTCGCGGGCAACGGCAGCCGGTACAGCTCAGTATTAGCAACCCTGGCTGAGCCGGGCACTCCGTTAGGCGTACGTGCGGGTCAAGCGGCGGGGCGGCTGGCCGCCTACCCCAACCCGACGGCCGGTCCGGTCACGCTGACGGGGGCCGAGGCCGGCGCGGGCATCGTAGTGTATGACGCGCAGGGCCGCCGAGTGCGGGCCGCTGTGGCCAATGCAGCAGGAGTTGCCCGGCTCATGCTGCCAGCCGGACTCTATCTGGTACGTAGCGGCAGCCAGACGGTGCGCGTGGTCGTGGAGTAATCCTTGTCCTAAGAATTCTAGCCCCCAATGCACCGACTTAAGACACCAGGACAATGTGAAGCAGAAAGTAAGTAGCCTTCTTCCGAACAACAGACAAGCCCCGGGGTCAGCCTTAGGGCTTTTCTGTTGTTCGGGCATATGCAAGGACTGGTTTTATATAACAGCAAGCAGTACAGCCTTTACAGACAATAATAAGTGAGCGGTCGGCAGGCTTTCACGCTGCGAGCGAATAGCGTAATCAAGCTTGCTGGCCGCAACTACTGATACGCTGCCGCTTATGAGGCACGGGACCTAGTGGGCCCCCAGCCGTTGCTTTCGGCAGCACGCCAGCCTCTTTTTTATAAATTATTTACTGCACCGGGCAACCGGGGCGGAGACTTTGGTATCTAACCCGCCAAACACCTTTTTATCGTCTGATTCTACCCTTTACCCGTGACTGACGCCGACCTGATTGCTGCGTGCCGCCAAGGCAGTGGCCGTGCCCAGAAACTGCTCTACGAGCGGTTTGCGGGCATGATGCTGGGCGTGTGCATCCGGTATCTGCGCCGGCGCGAAGACGCCGAGGAAGCCATGCTGGGCGGGTTTGCCAAAGTGTTTCGGGCCCTGGACCAGTACCGCCACGAGGGTAGCTTCGAGGGCTGGATTCGCCGCATTATGGTCAACGAGGCCCTGGGCCAGCTGCGCCGCAAGGAGCCTCTGCACCTGGCCATCGACGACATGGTGACCGACGTGCCGGCCACGGCCGCCGAGGCCGAAAGCAACCTGAACGCGGCCGACCTGCTGGCTTTGCTAGCTGATCTGCCGGCCGGCTACCGCACCGTGTTTAACCTCTACGCCCTGGAAGGCTATTCCCACCCCGAAATTGCCGAGCTGCTGGGCATTTCTGAGGGCACTTCCAAATCGCAGCTGAGCAAGGCCCGCGCCATGCTCCAGCGCCGCCTGGCTGCCGCCAGCAGCAGCGCTTCCACCTCCTCACCGAAAGAATATTATGCAACCGGAAGATATTGATAAGCTGTTTCGCGATAAGCTGCAGCACCACGCTCCCACGCCGCCCGCTTTCCTCTGGGACCAGCTGGAGGAAGAAATCCGGCCGGCCCGCAAGCGGCCGGCCCTGTGGCTCTACGCCGCCGCGGCCATGATTGCCCTACTCATCGTGGCCGGCGGCGGCTGGCTGCTGCGGACTCCTGGTTCGGATTCGGGCCTGGCCTCGGGCACGCTGGCAACAACTACCCGCCCGGCTTCCTCGGCTAAACCAGCCGCTGCCGGCCCCGAAAAAAAATCTGCGGCTTCCCAGGCAACTGCCGCCACCGAGTTGCCATCTAGCGGTGTAGAAGGCCAGCAGGGCCAGGCTGCTACCGAGGTAGCCACCACGAATGCTTCCGTTCCTGCTGCAAAGCCGGAAGCAGTTCACCGGCCCAGCGGTGCTACTCCGACGACGGAACGCACCGCCCTGCTAGCCCAAACCAGTTCCTACTCCACGAAAGCCATCCGCCCGGCGTCGGTACCCGCCCGGCCGGAGGCTACTACTTCCTCTGCCGCCGCGACGCAACCGGAGCGCCGCCCCGACGAGGCTGTAGCCGTGGTAGAACCTACCCCGAACCCGGCCCCCACGGGCCCTATCGAAGTGGAAGTGCACCGCGGCACGGAAGCTCCGGTAGTAGCCCTAGCAGCCCCGG
Above is a genomic segment from Hymenobacter cellulosivorans containing:
- a CDS encoding T9SS type A sorting domain-containing protein, with translation MLQRIAAPKAAHPKRPVTAAGCLALLLFLLVLAVPGRAQGPTWKAALNFPQASLNGTAVMRSTVPNSSGDVLVVGTFTGQVAFGTTLLVSTGNTDMFLAKYAVATNTWTWAVAGGGTDADTGQGLAVNGTSVYVTGSVTASALNTQAVRFGTLQVAGRGSNASTDVFVARYTDAGGSATCTWALAAGGTGPDQGNALAVNGSNVYLTGSVTNNAANAQAVLVGNAALAGASTASSADVVLASFLDQGNNASYQWAVAAGGTGPDQGNGLAVNGSNVYLTGSVTNNGAGVNGVQFGGVTLAGASANTSAAVAVSTDLFVARYTSTGSGATYNWAVAAGGTGADQGNGLAVSGSSVYVTGFYTNTSTNSQSVRVGGAAFNGTTTALSADMLLARYTDAGGSATFNWATRGGGRGSDAGHAVAVSGTSVYVAGSLTNNENNSSDVRFGTLTVLGASASITADAVVARFEVSATGSSCSWARPAGGTSADAANGLAVSSTGVWMGLSIGPTPALCGTLRPLAPNAAGVALLTTAGAWQSAVATRTASGILSPQAVATNAAGELLVTGELTGQVLFGTDLYVSMGSGDVFVGKFDPDAGAWVWLLSGGGEDDDYAIRLAIGGPNIYLAGGFNGNSLLPARFGPHRLYGAAQSDALLVKCVDAGSSASWAWAAGGGGNSYDQATDVAVSGTSVYLAGDMYNNNANVNNVYFGTQPLPAVGGIGVNAFVAKYTDGGTSATCAWATAAGSLSSYACYIRSLAAVGTSVYVTGEFTNNTSDLGGLRFAGQPVPGASTSLSSDAFLVKYTDAGTRATFAWSRAIGGTSSDYGTALTASGTSLYLTGSVFNSRTIGTNVQVAGVPLAGATGNTGNDILLARFTDQGSSAALNWARADGGTGSDQGIGLAVRSGHLYVTGHMSNTLSNVSQVQLGGLPLAGTQSAYTQDLFVARYTDAGSSVTGDWALAAGSPGSDDSYSVAVNAQGVHVTNWVQPPATFGSLLLAGNGSRYSSVLATLAEPGTPLGVRAGQAAGRLAAYPNPTAGPVTLTGAEAGAGIVVYDAQGRRVRAAVANAAGVARLMLPAGLYLVRSGSQTVRVVVE
- a CDS encoding RNA polymerase sigma factor — its product is MTDADLIAACRQGSGRAQKLLYERFAGMMLGVCIRYLRRREDAEEAMLGGFAKVFRALDQYRHEGSFEGWIRRIMVNEALGQLRRKEPLHLAIDDMVTDVPATAAEAESNLNAADLLALLADLPAGYRTVFNLYALEGYSHPEIAELLGISEGTSKSQLSKARAMLQRRLAAASSSASTSSPKEYYATGRY